In Halorussus sp. MSC15.2, a genomic segment contains:
- a CDS encoding aspartate kinase, which yields MRVVAKFGGTSLGSGDRINRAADSVADAVAQGHEIAVVASAMGNTTDDLLDEIEFETDESDRAEIVSMGERTSVRMLKAALAARGVEAVFVEPGSERWPVFTDEHGELDAERTREAAAELAAELDGVVPVVTGFLAEDPEGNVTTLGRGGSDTTAVMLGNYMDADEVVIVTDVEGVMTGDPHVVEGARNVGEISVDELRNLSFRGAEVVAPSALSYKDENLSVRVVHYQHGDLLAGGTDIIGEFESLIDMREERLACLTVAGRAIRNRPGILQELSTALGDSDINVDAVASGMDSVTFYVDETVAERAENILHREVIEEQSLSSVTVDDDVAVVRVMGGELPNQPGVIRNLVNPIADAHINIHDLITSATSVAVFVDWSDREETLDIIQNEF from the coding sequence ATGCGAGTAGTAGCCAAGTTCGGCGGAACGAGTCTCGGAAGCGGCGACCGAATCAATCGGGCCGCCGACTCGGTGGCCGACGCCGTGGCGCAGGGCCACGAAATCGCGGTGGTCGCCAGCGCGATGGGTAACACGACCGACGACCTCCTCGACGAGATAGAGTTCGAGACCGACGAGTCGGACAGGGCCGAAATCGTCAGCATGGGCGAGCGAACCAGCGTCCGGATGCTGAAGGCCGCCCTCGCGGCCCGCGGCGTCGAGGCCGTCTTCGTGGAACCCGGCAGCGAGCGCTGGCCGGTGTTCACCGACGAACACGGCGAACTCGACGCCGAACGGACCAGAGAGGCCGCCGCGGAACTCGCCGCGGAACTCGACGGCGTGGTCCCTGTCGTCACCGGGTTCCTCGCGGAGGACCCCGAGGGCAACGTGACGACGCTGGGTCGGGGCGGTTCGGACACCACCGCCGTCATGCTCGGCAACTACATGGACGCCGACGAGGTGGTCATCGTGACCGACGTCGAGGGCGTCATGACCGGCGACCCCCACGTGGTGGAGGGCGCGCGGAACGTCGGCGAAATCTCGGTGGACGAACTCCGTAACCTCTCATTCCGCGGCGCGGAAGTCGTCGCTCCGAGCGCGCTCTCCTACAAGGACGAGAACCTGAGCGTCCGCGTCGTCCACTACCAGCACGGCGACCTGCTGGCGGGCGGCACCGACATCATCGGCGAGTTCGAGAGCCTCATCGATATGCGCGAGGAACGACTCGCCTGTCTCACGGTCGCGGGCCGGGCCATCCGAAACCGACCCGGCATCCTGCAGGAACTCTCGACGGCGCTCGGCGACAGCGACATCAACGTCGATGCGGTGGCGAGCGGGATGGACTCGGTCACGTTCTACGTGGACGAGACGGTGGCCGAACGAGCAGAGAACATCCTCCACCGCGAAGTCATCGAGGAACAATCGCTGTCGAGCGTCACCGTGGACGACGACGTTGCCGTCGTCCGGGTGATGGGCGGCGAACTCCCGAACCAACCGGGCGTCATCCGGAACCTCGTCAACCCCATCGCGGACGCCCACATCAACATCCACGACCTCATCACCAGTGCGACGAGCGTCGCCGTCTTCGTGGACTGGTCGGACCGCGAGGAGACGCTGGACATCATCCAGAACGAGTTCTGA